Within the Bradyrhizobium cosmicum genome, the region ACGACAGGCCTCCTGACACTGTCGGGCTTGAAAGCACTGATCATGCCTTCGATTACGCTTGGCTTATTTCAGATGACGCTGATCATGCGCCTCGTCCGCGCGGAGATGCTGGAAGTGATGCGTACCGACTACATCCGCTTCGCTCGTGCGCGCGGACTGACCACGCGGGCGATCCATTACGGCCACGCGTTACGCAACACGCTGGTTCCCGTCATCACCGTGGCCGGCCTGCAATTTGGCTCGGTAATTGCATTCGCGATCATCACCGAAACCGTGTTCCAGTGGCCGGGCATGGGTCTCCTGTTCGTGCAGGCCGTTCAGAACGTCGATATCCCGATCATGGCGGCCTATCTGATGATGGTGTCCCTGATCTTCGTCACCATCAATCTCGTGGTTGATATCCTCTACACCATCGTCGATCCGCGGCTGCGCTCGACGGTCAGCCGGGCGCATTGAGATGAGCGAGGCGGTCGTTCCGCACGAGATTGAGAAGCGCGCTGCGGCCGTACCGGGCAGGTTCAGGCGCGCGCTCGACAGCGACCTGTTCTATTCGTTCCGCCGCTCGAAGATCACCATGATCGCGGCCGCGGTGACGCTGCTGTTTTTTCTTCTGGCGATCTTTGCCTCGGTGCTGTCGGTACAGAACCCGTTCGACCCGGCGCAGCTGCAGCTGATGAACTCGCGTATCTCACCGCTGTGGACCGCCGACGGCCAGAGCCCGTTCCTGCTCGGGACCGACGAGCAGGGCCGCGACGTGCTGTCTGCGATCCTCTACGGCCTGCGCATCTCGCTGCTCGTCGGCGTACTCGGCGTGGTCTTGTCCGGGGCGATCGGCATCCTGCTCGGTCTGACCGCCGGCTATTTCGGCGGCGCGATCGACGGCCTGATCATGCGCATCGCCGACGTGCAACTCTCCTTTCCGGCCATCCTGATCGCGCTCTTGATCAATGGAATCGCCAAGTCCGTCTTTGGCAACAGGCTGGATGAGATGAGCATGCTGGCGGTCCTCGTCTTCGCGATCGGCCTGAGCTTCTGGGTACAGTATGCCCGCACAGTGCGCGGCTCGGTGCTGATCGAGAAGAACAAGGATTATGTCGCCGCCGCGCAATTGATCGGCCTGCCTGCTCCCGTGATCATGCTGCGCCATGTGCTACCGAACACGACGGGACCGATCCTGGTGATCGCCACCATCAACCTCGCGCTCGCCATCATCACCGAGGCGACGCTGTCCTTCCTCGGCTCGGGCATGCCCGAGACCATGCCGTCGCTCGGCACGTTGATCCGGATCGGCAACGGCTATCTGTTCGCCGGCGAATGGTGGATCGTCGCATTCCCCGGAATCGCGCTCGCCGTGATGATCCTGTCCATCAACCTGCTGGGCGACTGGCTGCGCGACGCGCTCAATCCAAAGCTCCGATGACCGAACCCGTCCTCTCCGTACGCAATCTCCAGGTGGAGTTCGCCTCCCGCCGCGGCACGCTGCGCGCCATCGACGGCGTCTCCTTCGACATCGCCAAAGGCGAGGTGCTGGGCGTGGTCGGCGAATCCGGCGCCGGCAAATCGGTCACGGGCCTGTCGGTGATCGGCCTGATCGATCCGCCCGGCCGCATCTCCGGCGGCGAGATTCGCCTGTCGGGCCTGCGCATCGACAATCTGCCGCCGGAGGAGCTGCGCCGCGTCCGCGGCAAGCGTATCGGCATGATCTTCCAGGATCCGCTCACCTCGCTCAATCCGCTGTACCGGGTCGGCGACCAGATCGTGGAGACGATCCGGACCCATCTCAATCTGTCCGAAGCCGCCGCCCGCCGCCGCGCCATCGACCTGCTGGCCGAGGTCGGCATTCCCGCGCCGGACAAGCGCATCGACGGCTATCCGCACGAATTCTCCGGCGGCATGCGCCAGCGCGTCGTCATTGCGCTGGCGATCTGCGCCGAGCCCGAGCTGATCATCGCGGACGAGCCGACCACCGCGCTCGACGTCTCCGTGCAGGCGCAGATCATCTCGCTGATCAAGCGGCTCGGCCGCGACCACGGCACCGCCGTGATGCTGGTGACGCACGACATGGGCGTGATCGCCGAGACCTCCGACCGCGTCGCCGTGATGTATGCCGGCCGTGTCGCCGAGATCGGGCCGGTGCAGGACGTCGTGAGGAATCCGCTTCATCCCTACGCCAAGGGCCTGATGGGCGCGATCCCGACGCTTGCCGGCGAGGACAAGCGCCTGGTGCAGATTCCCGGCTCGATGCCGCGGCTGTCGGCGATCCCGCGCGGCTGCTCGTTCAATCCGCGCTGCGAATCCGCGTTCGACCGCTGCAGGGTCGACCGGCCGGAACCGCTACCGCGAGGCACGCAATCGGTCGCCTGCCATCTCTATGACAGCGCGCCGGCGGAGAGCGCGGCATGAGCGCCCCCTTCGTCCAGGCCACAAATCTGCGCCGCGTGTTCGACGTCTCCAAGCCGTGGCTCAACCGCGTCCTCGAAGGCGGACAGCTCGAATACCTCAAAGCCGTCGACGGCGTCAGCTTCGACATCAGGAAGGGCGAGACCTTTGCGCTGGTCGGCGAGTCCGGCTCCGGCAAGACCACGGTGGCGCGGATGGTGGTCGGCCTGTTGCCGCCGAGCTCCGGCAACGTGCTGATCGACGGCGTCTCGATGACCGATCCGCGGCAGGCACAGGCGCGGCGCAAACTGCGGCGCCGCATCCAGATGATCTTCCAGGATCCCTATGCGAGCCTGAACCCGCGCTTCCGCGTCGATGCCATCATCGCCGAGCCGATCCGCGCCTTCGACCTGATCCAGGGCGAACGCGACATCCAGGCGCGCGTCGGCGAGCTGCTCAGCCTCGTCGGCCTGCATCCCGACGATCGGCTGAAATTTCCGCACGAATTCTCCGGCGGCCAGCGCCAGCGCATCGCGATCGCGCGGGCGCTCGCCTCCGACGCCGAGTTCATCGTCTGCGACGAGCCGACCTCCGCGCTCGACGTCTCCGTGCAGGCGCAGATCCTCAATTTGATGCGCGACCTCCAGGACAAGTTCGGCCTGACCTACATGTTCATCAGCCACAACCTCGCCGTGGTCCGCCACATGGCGAGCCGTGTCGGCGTGATGTATCTCGGCCGCATCGTCGAGATCGCGGAAGGCAAGGAATTGTTCTCCCGTCCGCGCATGCCCTACACCAAGATGTTATTGGGCGCCGTGCCTGATCTGGCCATGAGCGGCCGCCAGCGCATTCCGGTCAAGGGCGAGATCCCGAATCCGATCAATCCGCCTCCCGGCTGCGCCTTCAATCCACGCTGCCCGCTGGCGTACGACCTCTGCCGCAAGCAAGTCCCCGAACTGATCGACGGTGTCGCCTGCCATGCGGTGAACACCGCACCGGTCCCGGCGTGACGCGCGCGTGCCATGCGGCCTGCGCATTGGCGAGGCGGCATCGCCTGTGATCAATTGCGCGCGCGACACATAAGGTAACGAAGTCCCATGTCCAACATCAATCCCGATCCCTTCACGACGCGCCCCGAGATCGAGGGCACATTCGGGGTCGTCGCCACCACGCACTGGATCGCGACCGCCGTCGGCATGGCCATGCTGGAAAAGGGCGGCAATGCCTTCGACGCAGGCGTCGCCACCGCCTTCACGCTGCAGGTGGTCGAGCCGCATCTGAACGGCCCCGGCGGCGACGTGCCCGTCATCGTCCACGACGTCAAGCGCGGCCGCACCGAAGTGATCTGCGGCCAGGGCCCGGCGCCAGCGCGCGCCACCATCGCGCATTACAAGAGCGAAGGACTCGACATGGTGCCCGGCACCGGCCTCCTCGCGGCCTGCGTTCCCGGCACCTTCGAATCCTGGATGATGCTGCTGCGCGACTACGGCACGATGCGCGTGCGCGATGTGCTGGAGCCCGCGATCTCCTATGCGCGCGACGGCTATCCGCTGGTCGAGCGCGCCTGCGCCACCATCCAGACCGTCGAGCAATTGTTCCGCAAGCACTGGCCGACCTCGGCCGCAGTCTATCTGCCGAATGGCGAAGTTCCGAAGCCCGGCACGCTGTTCACGAACACAACTCTGGCCGCGACCTACGCCCGCATTCTCAGCGAGGCCGAGAGCGGCGGTGGAGGCCGCGACGCCGAGATCGAGCGCGCACGCAAGACCTGGTCGCAGGGCTTCGTCGCCGAAGCGATCGACAAATTCTGCCGGACGCAGGACGTGATGGACGTCAGCGGCTCGCCACATCGCGGCGTGCTCACCGCCGACGACATGGCGCGCTGGCAGCCGACCATCGAAGCACCGCTCACCTACGATTATGGCCGCTACACCGTCTGCAAGGCCGGCGTCTGGAGCCAGGGCCCGGTGACGCTGCAACAGCTCGCTTTGCTAAAGGGCTTTGCGCTCGACGGGCTCGACCCGACCGGGCCCGAGTTCATCCATCTCCAGATCGAATGCGCCAAGCTCGCCTTCGCCGATCGCGAGAAATTCTACGGCGATCCCAAGTTCAGCGAGATCCCGATCGAAACGCTGCTGTCGGATGCCTATAACGACGAGCGCCGCAAGCTCGTCACCGACAAGGCCTCGCTCGATCTGCGGCCCGGCACGATCGAGGGTCTTGGCGGCGTGGTCAAGCTGCGCCGCGCCGAGGGCCAGCGCGAGGCCGTTGGCGCGCTCGGTGCCGGCGAACCGACGGTGGGCCGCTTCGGCGAAGTGCGCGGCGACACCGTGCATTTCGATATCATCGACAAGGCCGGCAACATGATCTCGTCGACACCGTCCGGCGGCTGGTTGCAATCCTCGCCTGTCATTCCCGAGCTCGGCTTCTGCCTCGGGAGCCGCGCGCAGATGTTCGATCTGGAGGAGAATCAACCGAGCTCGCTGGCGCCCGGCAAGCGGCCGCGCACCACGCTTTCGCCGGCCATGGCACTGCGCGATGGCGAGCCGTATCTGGCCTGGGGTTCGCCCGGAGGCGACCAGCAGGACCAGTGGATCACGCAATTCTTCCTGCGCCACGTCCATTGCAACCTCAATCTCCAGGAAGCGATCGACGCGCCGGCCTGGCATTCCGAACATTTCCCCATCTCGTTCTGGCCGCGCACCGCGCGTCCTGGCGTGCTCGTGGTCGAGAACCGCGTGCCAAAGGCGACGATCGAGAACCTTAGGGAGCGCGGGCATATCGTGGAGGTCGGTCCCGACTGGTCCGAAGGCCGCCTCACCGCGGCCTCGCGCGTCGGCGTGCGCCGCCGCGCTGCCGCCAATCCACGCGGCATGCAGGGCTACGCCGCGGGACGCTGAAGGCAGCACATGAGTGCGACTCCTCTCATCGAAATCAAGGACCTGCGCATCCGCTTCCACGGCGACGACGGCCGCATCACCCATGCGGTCGACAGCGTCGATCTCAGCGTCGCCAATGGCGCCACGCTCGGCCTCGTCGGCGAATCCGGCTGCGGCAAGAGCGTGACGTCGCTGGCGATCATGGGATTGCTGCCGAAGCAGAGCGCGGAAATATCCGGCGCGATCCGTTTCGACGGTTTCGACCTGCTGAAGACCTCGGACCAGACTTTGCGTGATCTGCGCGGCAACCGGCTGGCGATGATCTTCCAGGAGCCGATGACCTCGCTCAATCCGAGCCTCACCATCGGCGACCAGATCACCGAGACCATCCTGCGCCATCGCGGCGGCTCGCGGCGGAGCGCACGTGAGCGGGCTATCGAGCTGCTGCGCCGCGTTCACATCCCCTCGGCCGAGCGGCGGATCGACGAATATCCGCACAAGCTGTCCGGCGGCATGCGCCAGCGTGTCATGATCGCGATGGCGCTGGCGTGCGACCCGCGCCTGCTGATTGCGGACGAGCCGACCACTGCGCTCGACGTCACCTTGCAGGCCCAGATCCTGGAGCTGATGCGCGAGCTGAAAGCCGCAAGCGGCGCCGCGATCATCCTGATCACCCACGATCTCGGCGTGGTCGCGGAAGTCTGCGACGAGGTCGCTGTGATGTATGCCGGCGAGATCGTCGAGCGTGCGCCGGTGGATGAATTGTTCACCGCGCCCCAGCACCCCTACACTGTCGGCCTGCTCGGCTCGATCCCGCGGCTCGACCATCGCGCCGAGCAGTTGGCGACGATCGAAGGCATGGTCCCGAACATGGCGCAGCCGCCCGCCGGCTGCCGCTTCGCCGCGCGCTGCCCGTTCGTGCTGGACGCCTGCACCAAAGCGCCGCCGCCGCTGGTCGAACTCAGCCCCGGCCACCTCTCGCGCTGCATCCGCGCACCGCTCGAATTGTTGGTGTCGTGATGGCGTGCCTCTCCTCTCTCGTGCCCCGGGCGCGGTGCAGCACAAGCGAAGCGCCGTGGTGCGCGGCTGAACCGGGGCCCATGCGGCAACGAGCTGGGTCCCGGTTCAGCGTCGCACCACTTCGTGCTGCGCCGCGCCCGGGACACAAGATCGGTGTTCGCGAGGAGCAGAGACGATGACTGCCCTCTTGGAAGTCGAAGGCCTGGTCAAGCATTTCGTCGCCGAACGCTCGCTGTTCGGCCGCCCGCTCGCGCATGTCAAAGCGGTCGACGGCGTCTCGTTCTCGCTGGACGCCAGCAAGACGCTGGCCCTCGTCGGCGAATCCGGTTGCGGCAAATCCACCGTCAGCCGGCTGGTGCTGCGGCTGATCGAGCCGGACGCGGGCTCCGTTCGCTTCGACGGCCGCGATCTGCTCTCGCTCGATGCCAATGCGCTGCGCGCCTTCCGCCGCGAAGCGCAGATCATCTTCCAGGACCCCTACGCCTCACTCAATCCGCGCATGACGGTCGGCCAGATCCTGACCGAGCCGCTGGCGTTGCACGATCTCGTGCCGCCGGCGCAGCGGCGCGAGCGTGTCGAGGAGATCTTGCGGCTGGTCGGCCTGGAACCGCGGCTGGCACGGCGCTACCCGCACGAGTTCTCCGGCGGCCAGCGCCAGCGCATCGCCATCGCCCGCGCGCTCGCTGTCGAGCCGAAGCTGATCATTTGCGATGAGCCGGTCTCGGCACTGGACGTCTCGATCCGCTCGCAGATTCTCAATCTCCTGCGCGAGCTTCAGGATACGCTTGGCCTCGCCTACATTTTCGTCTCGCACGATCTCGCCGTGGTCAAGCACATCGCCGACCACGTCGCCGTGATGAATCTCGGCCAGATCGTCGAGACGGCGGAGGCAGACGTGCTGTTCGCAGCGCCGGGCCATCCCTATAGCCGGGCGCTCTTGTCCGCGATCCCCGTGCCTAAGCCGCGGGCAAAGCGCAGCCGGATTGTGCTGCAGGGAGAGATCCCCAGCGCGCTGAACCCGCCGTCCGGGTGCCGCTTCCACACCCGATGCCCCTACGTGATCGATCGCTGCCGCAGCGAAATGCCCGAGCTCATCGCGGATGGCATCGGACATGCAACGGCCTGCCACAGAACGTCGGAACTTCCGTCGTCAGCGGCGATCGTCCCGTCCGACGGCGGCTTTTCGCCGGTTCTCGAGAAATTGGTCGCTGCGTTCGGCAGCGGCCCGGAAGCAGCGCGCGGCCGCGGGGTTAGTTCATTGGGAACGGACCCGTCCTGACCGCAAAACAGAGGTTGAGAGCGATGAGTTTCATGCGTTTGGCAATCCTGGCGTCGGCCGTGCTGACGTCGCTCGTGGGCGGCGCCCAGGCGCAGACCACCCTTCGCATCGGCATCGCCGAGGACCCCGACATCCTGGATCCCAGCATCGGCCGCACCTATGTCGGCCGCATCGTGTTCTCCGCCTTCTGCGACAAGCTGTTCGACATCGACGAGAAGCTCAACATCGTGCCGCAGCTCGCGCTATCCCACGAAACCTCGGCCGACGGCAAGGAGATGACGATCAAGCTCCGGCCCGGCGTCAAATTCCACGACGGCGAGCCGCTGGACGCAGAAGCCGCAAAGTTCTCGATCGAGCGTCACATGACGCTGCCGACTTCGTTTCGCAAGTCCGAACTTGCCAGCGTCGATCATGTCGAGGTCGTCGATCCCCTGACCATCAAGCTGGTGCTGAAGACCCCCTACTCGCCGCTGATCGCCCAGCTCACCGACCGCTCCGGCATGATGGTCTCGCCCAGGGCGGCGAAGGAGGCCGGCGACAAGTTCGGCCTGCATCCGGTCTGCGCCGGCCCCTACAAGTTCGTCGAGCGCGTCCAGCAGGACCGCATGGTGTTCGAGAAGTTCGCCGACTACTGGAACAAGGACAATATCCACATCGACCGCGTCGTGTTCCTGCCGATCGTCGATGCGACGGTGCGCCTTGCCAATTTGAAGTCCGGTGGCCTCGATCTGATCGAGCGCGTGCTCGCCACTGACATCAAGGACGTCCGCGCCGATTCCCGCCTCGTGCTGTCGACCGCGCCGGAGCTCGGCTATCTCGGCCTGACCGTCAACGTCGGCAACGACAAGAGCAAAGGCCCGCTGAGCCAATCGGCGAAGGTGCGCCAGGCGCTCGACCTGTCGATCGATCGCGAAGCCCTCAACCAGGTCGTCTTCAACGGCGAATTTACGCCCGGCAATCAATGGGTCAGCCCGACGCATCCCTATTATCAGAAGGCCTTCCCGGTCCGCGGCCGCGACGTCGCCAAGGCAAAGGCGCTGTTGAAGGAAGCCGGCGTCACTACGCCGGTGACCGTGGACTACATGATCCCCAAGGGCGCGGAGAACGAGGCCGTGGCCCAGGTGATCCAGTCGATGGCTGCGGAAGCGGGTTTCGACATCAAGATCCGCGCGGTCGAATTCGCGACGACCTTCAAGCAG harbors:
- a CDS encoding gamma-glutamyltransferase family protein — protein: MSNINPDPFTTRPEIEGTFGVVATTHWIATAVGMAMLEKGGNAFDAGVATAFTLQVVEPHLNGPGGDVPVIVHDVKRGRTEVICGQGPAPARATIAHYKSEGLDMVPGTGLLAACVPGTFESWMMLLRDYGTMRVRDVLEPAISYARDGYPLVERACATIQTVEQLFRKHWPTSAAVYLPNGEVPKPGTLFTNTTLAATYARILSEAESGGGGRDAEIERARKTWSQGFVAEAIDKFCRTQDVMDVSGSPHRGVLTADDMARWQPTIEAPLTYDYGRYTVCKAGVWSQGPVTLQQLALLKGFALDGLDPTGPEFIHLQIECAKLAFADREKFYGDPKFSEIPIETLLSDAYNDERRKLVTDKASLDLRPGTIEGLGGVVKLRRAEGQREAVGALGAGEPTVGRFGEVRGDTVHFDIIDKAGNMISSTPSGGWLQSSPVIPELGFCLGSRAQMFDLEENQPSSLAPGKRPRTTLSPAMALRDGEPYLAWGSPGGDQQDQWITQFFLRHVHCNLNLQEAIDAPAWHSEHFPISFWPRTARPGVLVVENRVPKATIENLRERGHIVEVGPDWSEGRLTAASRVGVRRRAAANPRGMQGYAAGR
- a CDS encoding ABC transporter substrate-binding protein, which translates into the protein MSFMRLAILASAVLTSLVGGAQAQTTLRIGIAEDPDILDPSIGRTYVGRIVFSAFCDKLFDIDEKLNIVPQLALSHETSADGKEMTIKLRPGVKFHDGEPLDAEAAKFSIERHMTLPTSFRKSELASVDHVEVVDPLTIKLVLKTPYSPLIAQLTDRSGMMVSPRAAKEAGDKFGLHPVCAGPYKFVERVQQDRMVFEKFADYWNKDNIHIDRVVFLPIVDATVRLANLKSGGLDLIERVLATDIKDVRADSRLVLSTAPELGYLGLTVNVGNDKSKGPLSQSAKVRQALDLSIDREALNQVVFNGEFTPGNQWVSPTHPYYQKAFPVRGRDVAKAKALLKEAGVTTPVTVDYMIPKGAENEAVAQVIQSMAAEAGFDIKIRAVEFATTFKQAQAGEFQIFQINWSGRIDPDGNSYIFMRSKAPQNDGGYSNPDADKLMEDGRMTANVAERKAIYEKLTKILLDDLPIIYIYHRTLLIAHTTKLQGYKQMPDGLVRVVGLKFK
- a CDS encoding ABC transporter permease, with the translated sequence MSEAVVPHEIEKRAAAVPGRFRRALDSDLFYSFRRSKITMIAAAVTLLFFLLAIFASVLSVQNPFDPAQLQLMNSRISPLWTADGQSPFLLGTDEQGRDVLSAILYGLRISLLVGVLGVVLSGAIGILLGLTAGYFGGAIDGLIMRIADVQLSFPAILIALLINGIAKSVFGNRLDEMSMLAVLVFAIGLSFWVQYARTVRGSVLIEKNKDYVAAAQLIGLPAPVIMLRHVLPNTTGPILVIATINLALAIITEATLSFLGSGMPETMPSLGTLIRIGNGYLFAGEWWIVAFPGIALAVMILSINLLGDWLRDALNPKLR
- a CDS encoding ABC transporter ATP-binding protein → MTALLEVEGLVKHFVAERSLFGRPLAHVKAVDGVSFSLDASKTLALVGESGCGKSTVSRLVLRLIEPDAGSVRFDGRDLLSLDANALRAFRREAQIIFQDPYASLNPRMTVGQILTEPLALHDLVPPAQRRERVEEILRLVGLEPRLARRYPHEFSGGQRQRIAIARALAVEPKLIICDEPVSALDVSIRSQILNLLRELQDTLGLAYIFVSHDLAVVKHIADHVAVMNLGQIVETAEADVLFAAPGHPYSRALLSAIPVPKPRAKRSRIVLQGEIPSALNPPSGCRFHTRCPYVIDRCRSEMPELIADGIGHATACHRTSELPSSAAIVPSDGGFSPVLEKLVAAFGSGPEAARGRGVSSLGTDPS
- a CDS encoding ABC transporter ATP-binding protein; translation: MSAPFVQATNLRRVFDVSKPWLNRVLEGGQLEYLKAVDGVSFDIRKGETFALVGESGSGKTTVARMVVGLLPPSSGNVLIDGVSMTDPRQAQARRKLRRRIQMIFQDPYASLNPRFRVDAIIAEPIRAFDLIQGERDIQARVGELLSLVGLHPDDRLKFPHEFSGGQRQRIAIARALASDAEFIVCDEPTSALDVSVQAQILNLMRDLQDKFGLTYMFISHNLAVVRHMASRVGVMYLGRIVEIAEGKELFSRPRMPYTKMLLGAVPDLAMSGRQRIPVKGEIPNPINPPPGCAFNPRCPLAYDLCRKQVPELIDGVACHAVNTAPVPA
- a CDS encoding ABC transporter ATP-binding protein, producing the protein MTEPVLSVRNLQVEFASRRGTLRAIDGVSFDIAKGEVLGVVGESGAGKSVTGLSVIGLIDPPGRISGGEIRLSGLRIDNLPPEELRRVRGKRIGMIFQDPLTSLNPLYRVGDQIVETIRTHLNLSEAAARRRAIDLLAEVGIPAPDKRIDGYPHEFSGGMRQRVVIALAICAEPELIIADEPTTALDVSVQAQIISLIKRLGRDHGTAVMLVTHDMGVIAETSDRVAVMYAGRVAEIGPVQDVVRNPLHPYAKGLMGAIPTLAGEDKRLVQIPGSMPRLSAIPRGCSFNPRCESAFDRCRVDRPEPLPRGTQSVACHLYDSAPAESAA
- a CDS encoding ABC transporter ATP-binding protein produces the protein MSATPLIEIKDLRIRFHGDDGRITHAVDSVDLSVANGATLGLVGESGCGKSVTSLAIMGLLPKQSAEISGAIRFDGFDLLKTSDQTLRDLRGNRLAMIFQEPMTSLNPSLTIGDQITETILRHRGGSRRSARERAIELLRRVHIPSAERRIDEYPHKLSGGMRQRVMIAMALACDPRLLIADEPTTALDVTLQAQILELMRELKAASGAAIILITHDLGVVAEVCDEVAVMYAGEIVERAPVDELFTAPQHPYTVGLLGSIPRLDHRAEQLATIEGMVPNMAQPPAGCRFAARCPFVLDACTKAPPPLVELSPGHLSRCIRAPLELLVS